Proteins encoded by one window of Dreissena polymorpha isolate Duluth1 chromosome 11, UMN_Dpol_1.0, whole genome shotgun sequence:
- the LOC127850625 gene encoding uncharacterized protein LOC127850625, whose product MESNQHNQQPNYTERKGPWSAGNQIGPGSRRKRDRHMAQHTPVIKGTSTPFNTDTDMSKHIALETEAELRDSSPMSDLDAKTWTLGSIPSPNKFSPFKVPTKSGNVTPGSALKQDFVYKASGQVTQSSNTTVVNVHKSDLNKLGYRDLEHWLSVPGHVYIGRDMSRYVPGAIGSIWGNPFRSRKLGNAESCQMYRQYVINDTRIQSNGKTLLESLSELKGKTLGCWCHPEQCHGHMLVELIAEYCP is encoded by the exons atggaatcaaaccaACATAATCAGCAGCCAAATTATACAGAAAG GAAAGGTCCATGGTCAGCCGGAAACCAAATAGGACCAGGGTCACGGCGGAAGAGGGATCGCCACATGGCACAGCATACCCCTGTCATCAAAGGCACCAGCACTCCATTTAACACAGACACCGACATGTCAAAGCATATCGCTTTGGAAACGGAAGCTGAACTACGTGACTCATCACCCATGTCAGACCTGGATGCTAAAACATGGACTTTGGGATCAATCCCTTCACCAAATAAGTTCAGTCCTTTCAAAGTCCCAACAAAAAGTGGCAATGTCACACCGGGCAGTGCGTTGAAACAGGACTTCGTTTATAAAGCGAGCGGTCAAGTCACGCAGAGCAGTAATACCACGGTAGTCAACGTCCACAAATCTGACCTTAACAAACTCGGCTACAGGGACTTGGAGCACTGGTTGTCGGTTCCGGGTCATGTCTACATAGGGCGCGACATGAGTCGTTATGTGCCCGGAGCCATTGGAAGCATCTGGGGCAACCCCTTCAGGTCTCGGAAGCTTGGCAACGCAGAGTCCTGTCAGATGTACAGGCAGTATGTCATCAATGATACTCGTATACAGAGCAATGGCAAAACTCTACTGGAGTCATTATCAGAGCTTAAG GGAAAGACCCTCGGTTGCTGGTGTCATCCCGAGCAATGTCACGGTCACATGCTAGTGGAGCTCATAGCAGAGTACTGCCCATGA